One region of Chanodichthys erythropterus isolate Z2021 chromosome 17, ASM2448905v1, whole genome shotgun sequence genomic DNA includes:
- the LOC137004248 gene encoding olfactory receptor 6N1-like: MQPPLENVSSVLVFTLSGLNETLENRFVFFSLTALFYPLMVLCNVVIIFTIISQRTLHEPMYVFICNLSINALYGTAGFFPKFMYDLLSENHIVSYAGCMIQIFVIYSFALCEISTLTVMAYDRYVAICRPLEYHSIMTNQRVLECILFSWLAPFSCMSVLIVLTTRLTLCGSTIEKVYCEIWAIAKLSCFSTTVNNVFGYIIIFVCFGHGLMIYCSYFQLIRKCLKSVEVRRKFMQTCMPHLLSLFNVATAMFFDVLYSRYGSKNIPQGVRNFMAMEFLLLPTILNPFIYGVNLTTIRQEVLRLFFKKQVRISVNI; this comes from the coding sequence ATGCAGCCACCACTGGAGAATGTGTCCAGTGTCTTAGTATTTACACTCTCTGGACTTAATGAAACACTTGAAAAcagatttgtgtttttttccctcACTGCACTGTTTTATCCCCTAATGGTGTTGTGCAATGTAGTTATTATTTTCACTATAATTTCACAAAGGACGCTTCATGAGCCAatgtatgtttttatatgtaatcTGAGCATAAATGCACTTTATGGCACTGCTGGATTCTTCCCTAAATTCATGTATGATTTGTTATCAGAGAATCACATTGTTTCTTATGCTGGATGTATGATTCAGATAtttgtcatttattcatttgccTTGTGTGAAATTTCAACATTAACAGTGATGGCATATGACAGATATGTGGCAATATGTAGACCACTGGAGTATCATTCAataatgaccaatcagagggTTCTTGAATGTATCCTTTTCTCCTGGCTGGCTCCATTTTCTTGCATGTCTGTTTTAATTGTATTAACAACTAGACTCACTTTATGTGGCTCTACTATTGAAAAGGTATATTGTGAGATTTGGGCAATTGCAAAACTGTCGTGTTTTTCTACCACTGTAAATAATGTGTTTGggtacattattatttttgtatgcTTTGGACATGGTTTAATGATATATTGCTCCTATTTTCAGTTGATTAGAAAGTGCCTAAAGTCAGTAGAGGTCAGGCGCAAATTCATGCAAACATGTATGCCACATCTGCTTTCATTGTTCAATGTGGCTACTGCAATgttttttgatgtactgtacAGTCGTTATGGCTCAAAGAATATTCCTCAGGGTGTTCGTAATTTCATGGCCATGGAATTCTTACTTTTACCAACCATTTTGAACCCTTTTATTTATGGAGTAAATCTGACAACAATTCGTCAGGAAGTTTTGAGGCTTTTTTTCAAGAAACAAGTGAGAATATCAgtaaatatttag